A genomic region of Anopheles coustani chromosome 3, idAnoCousDA_361_x.2, whole genome shotgun sequence contains the following coding sequences:
- the LOC131259926 gene encoding putative gustatory receptor 28b translates to MSPLLKYWFNIENFYETIRPCILLLKCFGLLPFSVVSVTRRSLPSIAAPDVSNNLRLLKSEVKFMDAIIFSLWQMFFLQMLYASWPNDVNNYPFSRIITIVSLLLHLISGVFCSVSAVLALLLRQRFIRMVSLVEEADRVFHTFSDEIKHAKIHLVSVVLIASTTFFNILLVIIDAIVGKTIFKYSHDHSTSAQFVFLYYYIIRLIHLLSVTVFIAGVYGFRERLKMLNKRLRKCFLGELENGKPTSEMLEKLQGLLTIYNNLCDGLQIFCLIFVWQPMFLCATVIMSAVFTILAICNVLANSVLILKALAIIYSATTILFMLHFLLVIQLSNDLKKEGKLTAVLVHKAINQSWKTPAAVERLLLFSQYLQHQTPVVSCGLFSFDWTLVLSIISALATYSIIMIQFELGVPKFFISVILQIHAERNVTVP, encoded by the exons ATGTCACCTCTCCTAAAATATTGGTTTAATATCGAGAACTTCTATGAAACAATTCGGCCATGCATCCTTCTACTAAAATGTTTCGGCTTGCTACCCTTCTCGGTTGTTTCCGTTACTCGACGTTCTCTTCCCAGCATCGCTGCCCCCGACGTTAGCAATAACTTAAGGTTACTGAAATCGGAGGTGAAATTTATGGATGCcataattttttcattgtggcAAATGTTCTTTCTTCAAATGCTGTACGCTTCGTGGCCTAACGATGTTAACAATTATCCTTTCTCGCGCATCATCACAATTGTGTCTTTATTATTACACCTGATCTCGGGAGTTTTCTGTTCTGTGTCAGCTGTGCTGGCACTGCTTTTACGACAACGTTTCATTCGTATGGTTAGCTTAGTAGAAGAGGCCGATCGGGTG TTTCACACATTTTCCGACGAAATCAAACATGCCAAAATCCATCTTGTGTCGGTGGTTCTGATAGCAAGCACTACCTTTTTTAACATCCTGCTGGTGATAATCGATGCGATTGtaggaaaaactatttttaaatactCACATGACCATTCGACTTCTGCTCAGTTTGTATTCCTCTACTACTACATCATTCGGCTTATACATCTTCTTTCCGTCACTGTTTTCATTGCGGGTGTGTATGGGTTCCGGGAACGGTTGAAAATGCTTAATAAACGGTTGAG GAAGTGTTTTCTTGGAGAactcgaaaatggaaaacctacATCCGAGATGCTGGAGAAACTACAAGGCTTACTTACGATCTATAATAACTTGTGCGATGGTCTTCAAATATTTTGTCTTATATTTGTATGGCAG CCTATGTTCTTATGCGCCACGGTTATAATGTCAGCAGTCTTTACGATCCTTGCCATCTGCAACGTTTTAGCGAACAGCGTCCTGATCTTGAAGGCGCTCGCCATCATTTACTCTGCAACGACAATATTGTTCATGCTTCACTTCCTGCTGGTTATTCAGCTTAGCAACGACCTGAAGAAAGAG GGCAAGCTAACTGCCGTCCTCGTTCATAAGGCAATAAATCAATCATGGAAgacaccagcagcagttgaACGG CTACTCCTCTTCTCCCAGTATCTTCAGCACCAAACGCCTGTAGTATCATGCGGCCTGTTCAGCTTCGATTGGACTCTTGTACTGTCG ATTATCTCGGCTCTTGCCACATACAGCATTATCATGATCCAGTTCGAGCTTGGCGTGCCTAAATTTTTTATCAGTGTGATTTTGCAAATCCATGCTGAACGTAATGTTACAGTTCCATAG